tGCTAGAGAGAGTTCATTATATGCTGTAATATACATGTCATGTTTATAGATATATATTGTcagacacaataaaaaaaataaaaaaaaatgaaaaatgaaattgttatggaaataaatttactgaatataaaaatatactgaATATAATATTAAACCAGCAAATTGCCTGCCATTGTGCTTACATGCATGATTGTTTTgcgatttgtttttatatgcCTGCTAGCATTTTTTGTCTTCAATGGAAATAGCTGCATGCCAAAATTCTTATTTACATTAAGATTTCAAAACTAGTTATTAGCTGGGTGCGCGATGATAGCGCCAACTCGCGGTTACAATTACGGCggactttgaaatatcaaatggctggctgtcattacgaagagtaagtaacaaacatataatttcaatgaaatatcggaatttacttatatttcaCTCGATCACGTAAATCTAGTGTCGATAATAGCGTTGTTCTTTTTGATTTCATGGAATAACGCATTTCATATTGCAGGCGATTATTTTTGATTGTAGTATTTTCAGTTAAACATGgccaaattattataaaaactggATTCCGAGCTCACTATACGACATCGCTTTTCAAGCACAAACAACagtaggcacttgtcccaccgccgacgatgagcgagaagcgagtagagcgagtaactagaaacgagtgggcgagcagcgagaagcgagtgtagttttgtcgctcggctgtaagcgagtgttcgcgtgcgacgggcgaatactcgctccactcgactcgctcatGCGGGGCGgtcgccaagctgacatcgctgagcgagtatctatagctcagcgagttttatagctcttgtcgctgcgacaaaagatgtaagtgcgagttctcgccgacagtgtgaacagccagcgatcaactattaatatatgtgtctcttttactcacacaggatcttatatcttttgttcatttcttgagcgagaaaagagtcgatagccaatcgtttcctcgctggcggtgagacaagtgcctaaaagGAAAACAATTAGTTTTGGCTCAATATGTCCAAGATGTAAAAGAAACCAAATGTGGAGATCATAATGAGCAACACCATTGAAGCTCGTGTAATTCGTCAAACTTCAGTGACTTCGACGCCATACTAAACATCACAGTTTTTGCCATTGTTCTTGCAGCAGGTTTCGTggcgcatatttatttatttttgcttaataatgCACGAATACGTAAATTTCACTAGTAAATAGTGACAGTTGGTCCGCCGAAAAGTTCCTTGTTTGGCCACGGCGCGCGCTGCGATCGGTTCGtggtccccccccccctcctacTTTGCACCCAGCGAATATCTAGTTAGTACGTACCCAATTAAATACTAGTGCCTACTAGAAACAGGACCGGATCTAGAGACAGAAAGAGCATGTTTAAAACTGTCTAGACTCTTCAATCTTCATGGGGGGCCAGAAagttacagatattttagaggagggccagGATTACACCgttctacatattttatacttttttaatatttttgccaaataatgaaattatattatgatcGCGGGCCATATAGGTATGTGTACTATTCACTTCGAAGGAACGCCAGCGGGCCGGATttacctgtcctctcccagaggcacaaatttgtgcccaaattcctttgatcctgttatcctgggagatgacagattaaaccTCTTCGCGGGCCGAAGTTATCACCCGGGCCGTACctactttgcccatcactggTCTAGACAATCGTATCAAAAGTCTATGCATCACCTAAACCACCACAGCACCATTCACACACTAAACATTATAGGCAAGGTATGACTAACTCATGCACTACTCTTAACCTAAGAAAAGCTGGCGAGTCTTGTTTGCATGCTGACTGTGAAAGGGAGCGCATATAGTTGCGTCctagcaaaattaaatttgtagttAGCAATTTATATATCAAAAGCAAGCAGTAAGCAAACCCAAAGTTCTAAGTATTTGATAAAGCAGAAATGTTAAGCTTTGGCATGCTGCTTTATTATTGAAAATCGCGCGACTTACCAAACTCACCACAGTTTCGAAACGCTGTTATAAGTAGATATCTTGCACAGTCGTATTTTGCCGACAGTTGAAAGACGTAGCTTACGCGTTTCCTTTCAAGATGAGCCAGCCACAGTAGTGCCAATGCTAACCTAATTATTTCACTCTAGTGCCGCCATCGGCGCCACAAGCGCAGGCGCTGTACGCTACCCCGCCCGGCTACCCGGGCGGTGTCGCCGTCAGCCCGGCCGGGGGGGCCCAGTGGATGAACGCGACCGGGGGCCAGGTGCCGCCGGGCGCCGTGCCCGGGGGCCAGGACTCCAATGGGGAGCCCATGTTCGtggcgcgcgcgcagcacgAGGGCGCCACGCTCCCAGGGAAGCTGGTGCCCTCGCACGGCTGTGCGTACGTACCGTGGGGCGGAGCTGAGAACGGCAAAAACGAGTACCAGGTCAGCTTAGCAAGTTATCAAAACAACTGCTATAGTTAGtcccaccagagttgaggtcacgcacacaagaacatgtcatgttatgaatgacagcgggattttgatatttactcattcatttcattcattctccttttgtgccaTCACTCATCAGTTCTTCATATACCTAGCTGTGTgagtaatcattcacttcaactcttgtgTCACTACCTAAACGTGTCAGTGATGTGGATTTTGTTAAGCAATCCGGAGAGTGAAGGGcttctcagggtctcaaacgCAAACCTTCCAAATGATCGCTCAGTTGGGTATTGAAATTCAATTCTTTCGTCGGCAAGTCAAAAACGacgcatatttttaatattgaacttgatggtagtatattaaaaaacaaaacgtacctactcactttcgcatttataatgttaccTGCCTAGTAaagattgttaaaaaataaataccttgtATTTATccttttatatatattgtattgcttgaacctaaaattgctataagtgactccgaagcggtaaagtttcgtgtgatctgcctactccatttgggaatacaagcgtgatgtttgtgtgtgtgtgcgtgtgtgtgtgttgaacTCATAACACCGCTTTGCTCAGGTGCTGGTCGGCGGTTCCAACCAATGGATCCCGACAAACGGCGCGAACGTACCGCCGGGCGCCTTCCAAGGCGGCCAGACCGAGGACGGCGAACCGCTGTTTGTGGGCCGCGTCCACCACGAAGGCAGCGTCACCATCGGCAAGGTATAAGTATAGTTTCAGCCGGAACATTCACAATACTCCTTCGCCAATAGGTCCACTTTCATAGAACCACTGCAATTTTCTTTCACTAGAAAGTGAAAGACAACTGCGGTTTAAATTTAAGGTTCATGAAGGGGACCTATCAGGATTTATTcccaacaaaataaatactaggtacttaacATATTGTCTTTCCCTCAGGTCCAACAATCCCACGGTGTCTGCTACATCTCCTACGCGGGACAAGAGCTCGGCTTCCCCGACTACGAAGTCCTCATGCCCTAAGTTAGAAGTTAAGATGTACCGAGCCATCAAATGTTATGGATTGGTTCACTAAATGTTAGGCTCTCTTAGAGCTTCAAGTCAATAATGGTTTAACGTACGTTGCACCCGCTGAGCCTATATTAAAATGATCTGCATTATATTGTAGTTGTCACGCAAGCCCGTGCTTCCACatgtcaaaattatatttttattaaattattttaaatgacaatattgtgttttatttattattataaactagcttttgtcctTCTCAGGTCTCATACTATttccataccgaatttcatataaatctgttcagcggtttaagcgtgaaaaagtaacagacagacagttattttcgcatttataacacgaccaagctaagtttgcacctcgcACTAAACAAGAACAGTTATTCAACAAATTATACGAGACGAAACTTCGTAAGACGCGTATCGGCGACAAAGAATAAAAGCTGCTTGTGCTAAGTTTCGTTtcctatttgttgaattttaaattttttagctGTTCTTGTTAAGCGCGAGATGCAAACATAGCTTAGTCGCTTTATGTAAgtaatattaagtatttaagGATTTAAGGCAAAATTGGGGTCATCAGTTTGGCAGTGTACGTAACACATGCATGTACAGATAGGTATAGACACAAACACTCCCAAAGTCGGAGTAAGAGTTAAAGACGTGAGTGGAATAGCAAATTATCTCACACATTTACATCGATATCGACTTCCTTCGACCTATTATTTTAGTTTGATAATGAGTgttcctgttatccctcaccaGGTACATAGggctattattatatttattttttattcgtattattatatttttatagggttataattattattatcagagGGAGAGCagactgcaaaatttcgtaccaaCTTGATACCGCTATGAAATGCACAATggtccgaatttgatagtctgtcgcggcggaacttgccgaaagtacctaccaaaaaaatagtcgcttccggtgcgaaaaaagaGGCGTtatttaacccatctgatactgaaataatagtcgtggcatcagttaggaatttactggtagatacagaaaagcgaaatgtcagtatttttttgccggaagtgctTGGCAGGCCCTCTCAAAGGTgacccctaaatatacccatctgataccagcatgaaaccaattccagtcggTAGGTATGAACCCTCATTTCCGGGATATATAAGTCTGCCAAGGCTGTTTCTGCCGAAACGCCTTGAcatacaaaatgtcaaaaaaccaatcaagaaaaatgcatagaacTCGATTCTGGTCGAATCTGGTAATTGTTTTAGTCACGGTTGAACCTGaccgctcctcctcgctgcgctcgtcgtcgcacctaatttttagattagattacttagtacctaaaatttaaaacggAAGTCTTATTAATTCAACCAAAAattttaggtgcgacgacgagcgcaacgaggaggagcgtgttaggttcaactgtggCCAAAACAAACAATGCCACGGTTAAATTTCTTATCAGTAATCGACTATTGTACCCTTCTGTATTATAGACATTCGATATTTAGAATTTCGACCTTAGAATcgttcgaaatttcaattttcgatattttatccgtcGTTAttaggattttcgaaatttagcattcgataattgtacctttcgataatttatactttcgacattttgaatttcgaccttatgatcgttcgacattctgattttcgatattttgaccctcgacgttttaactttagatattttaaatttcgatattcaaatacgtgccccACTGAGGGGTACTAGGAGCGGAaagttaagtaaaaaatattttgttaaacctTTGTTTTGTCGCGCAATTCATTAACTCTATTTTGGCTTTTTCAACAGTACATGACAAGAAACATGCAATTACTACGACCATAAAAATCATGTCGATGGAATAAATTAATAGCCTGTACtccaataaattattgttttacacTTGTACTTTTCCCTAGCCTACGGACAAATGGTACAAACAATGTTGCGGTTAATGTACGTCTAGTATCTGTCGACCCAGAATGTAGAAGGAGTGAGTCCGAGTATGGAAGAGGAGCGGCGGATGCATAGCAAATCGACGCCCAGGGCACGACTAAGCTTGGTTCCGCTTAGTTCCAAGCTTTAGCGTGCAGAAAGACCAGATAATACATTCACGCCAATCGCACCGCTCCAGTTTCTTGTGCTCTCGGATAAACAATTAAACTGTCAATGACACCGAAGCTTTAAGCAAACGCCTGCATGATTTAAGTTGTATCAAAATTGGAAATAATGGGTTTTCCGCCAGCATATTTAAAGCGACGGTGTcgtcgactttttaaaattaaacataataaataacaattcttACTAGTTCAAAGTTACCTACAGTCACCACCAGATGTTAATGGATACCTAAATGCTTGTTCCACAACAGACGTGTTCAGATTTTTTGAGAACCTAAGCCGCACCTACACTGATGGCGAAAATACACAATCTCTTATTCttatattatgtaatttattaggacaaaataaatatctatcgGACTGCTGCAAGCCGATGCTCTTGGAGCGACCCGCGTAAACCCTTTCGTTCtgcaacaaaaattaaaatttatgaataTGGACAACCAGGGCCCAAATACATagcaaatacatacatagttttagtgctagttctagtcttagttttaggtggtacatttttggagccaaaataaacttttctttctttctttctttctttctttcaaattacaagtaaataaataatattagtgaatttcaatacaaaatcgctaatactattagtttgtaatttgttatacaattattttttatttcacatagaaaagtcataatgacatcgcattgcttgacaaaggAATTtatattatgacacttactatgagaacgttctacgctgggtcaggaatcaaatggttcgactgtacataatacgTAGATAATGTAACtacaatacatatattataaatcATACCAGTCATTTGCTCTGTTCTTGTGTTGGGATTGGGACTCAGGCCCTACAGCACACTGCGAAAAAATAAGACATTTTatatatacaccgtgttatttttgatttccgttaactttaaggggataATGTACGGGACAAAAGAcgttagttaaaaataaaaagatttttacTCAAGATTTTtcacctattattattattattttagcctattgctcaccttgtaattttaataatttgttttctgtatcgcttactatgtctggtgtacattaaagagtctttgtattgtatttttttttaattcaccaAAACGTTTATTATCAGGTAGTTTATATCAATAAACTGAACAGTACCGAAGTtaacagaattaaaaaaaacacggtgtatacagTAGAATCAGCTTGTTATGACTCCGCCTACAACGACCAACCGCTTCATATGAACGTAATTGTACTGTAAAGTTTGGTTTCATTCAATATTGTCTAAAACGGAGTTTACATTGAATTATAATGaccaaaataattttaaacaccTTCCCCAACTACTCTTTAAAATGAAGAATAAAACTCATCtcgaattttgaaaatcacGACTGGATATTGTTACCATACCAAGTGTTAATTTACTggtttaaaaacatattataccCATTAGCAatattagtaagtttttttattttctatgatTATGCTTTGTATAACGTTCCTTTGTTATGACGTATTAATGCAGAAATTAGGAGTCTCACTTCCGATTGAGAGATAATAAAATAAGCTGAAAACTCGTATACAGCTTCGTTTTGGTGTCCTTTCATACGCCCAACCGTTTTTGAAATAGACCGCAGTGCTCGGCCACACTGACTGATGCAAGTGAATTTCGATACCTTATAAAGTTATTAAAGCATTGAAGTATCattgacaataaataatttatatatttttttttatttaacttgcaatgttcggcatgtatgtaaatatgtaagAACTGGTCTccaattgagctgaaatttggtacacgtGTGTAAATTTGGTGACTAGGCAAGATTATGGTACcatcgagctgatctgatgatggagccggaaggTGGACACAGGATCTTAGTAACAAAACAACGCAGCCCCATCGAGTTCGAGCTCATTTGATTTGTCTGAACTCTGGACCTggatgatggagccggaaggTGACCACAGGATCTTAGTACGAAAACGACGTAGCCGCGTCGAGTTTGAGCTCTCTGCCCTCTATCTCAAAAACGATTGGgcgtatgtatgttttttttctaagctATCTGTCGGAAATTTTATGCTCTACAATTTTTTAATGTGTGTTAACATCACTGGAGCTAAAGAAACCGAGATAATAGCAAAAAACTGACGTTTGTGACCTTTGAATAACTAACGACGCAGACACGAGATTTTATGAGACTTTTGAGACAACTTCTAGGAGACCAAAGCAAAGCTGTATacgagtttccagcttattattTCTCATTCCGATATTAACCCCTTCTTATTGCCGAAGTGACTGGATCAATGTCTCTTCCCTTCAATGTCATATTGTGGATTCTACTGTATACACCTAATCCTCCTGATCGGTTTCGATgatggcaaccctaaaaaaactattctataaaTGACGCCTATTATAGGCTTTGATATGGCTAATAAAATgattgattataattaattttattaagtatgcaAACAATGTGGAGGGAACaagaatgaaattaatttattaaaaacataatgCACACTTACACTCGCTCCTCATCTGTGTCATTTGAGTAGTCAGAATCAGGACCGTCATATTCTTCAACATCAGGCTGCATATATGACACTCTGTCTTGTgagtaaacattatttacacaTCTCTCATTCTTGTTTATAactaaaatttcatatttttttgatgCTACTTCCCTGCCTTCGTAGCTAAAATAGCACACTTTGTGAGATGGCTGCACTTTGGCTGGGATCAGGTGCCCTTCATATTCTGCTCTGCCAACATAAAGCCTTTCAAGTGCATCTTCAGAATATCCCGCAACAAAGGCACCAGTTGGAATCTTATCTTCAACAGCTGGTACCCAATAGCCATCGAAACCACAGAGCACCTGTAAAATAGAAggtaaaagttataaaaaaaacttttgaacttGTAAATAACACTGGTTTTCATCTCATCTTTTAAATACCATGGTTGCAATGAATAAacgaatatgaatatgaataataatatgaatgtcaTCACTAGTCAACAAATTTAATGTCCATGCCAAATCAAAGGAGTCGCCAATGGTCTATGACAGGGGTCGCCAAATGGCGGACAGCGGTCCGGATCCGGACCGCCGACCTATTTTGTACGGACCTTAAGTAAACAGtaacttgtattgtattactgagacgtagtttaataaaatgtatcccGTGCTTTAGGTTTGTCTTAGTTATCGAAAACGGACGACCGGACCGcgataataattttattgtaaaaactgGACGTATGAAGAAACTAATTGGTGACCCCTCCCCTGGTCTACGGAAACACACAGGTgcttttgtacagtcaagttctttaattcatgagccaccatggaacgttttcaaaggaaaagtgcATTGGAATCCACAATTACTTttgtcttttattattatttattcattattttaagaacacataTATTCGTACATTAATGAGTGTACAgataaaccaaaaacaatataaagaccttgaggttcataaatattcataggtactaaaagttatttaaaactaatgtgagtacttaaataaataaaaaaatcaacaaaactagGTTTGGTGAAAGATAAATGTTGATAAAAACACTATACAAAATGTTGCCTGACTAATTTCTTGAGAGTAACAAGCCAACTCGCAAATGCGTCAATATCATACAATTGTTCATTAATTAACCGAGGAACTCATC
Above is a window of Choristoneura fumiferana chromosome 18, NRCan_CFum_1, whole genome shotgun sequence DNA encoding:
- the LOC141438107 gene encoding uncharacterized protein isoform X2, coding for MSNMMDVATEDNLQYQFFPVSSGSVQFKVRAAHDAHIALTMHPQESDPMYEVFIGGWGNTKSVIRRNRTKPEKVEIDTPQILNAGEFRGFWIRWDSGIISAGREGEAIPFLSWNDPEPFPVAFVGVCTGWGASGTWKIEVPPSAPQAQALYATPPGYPGGVAVSPAGGAQWMNATGGQVPPGAVPGGQDSNGEPMFVARAQHEGATLPGKLVPSHGCAYVPWGGAENGKNEYQVLVGGSNQWIPTNGANVPPGAFQGGQTEDGEPLFVGRVHHEGSVTIGKVQQSHGVCYISYAGQELGFPDYEVLMP